The following is a genomic window from Butyricimonas faecihominis.
TAATGCAGGCTATGGGATCTTGCCTGACCAATAAATATGCAGAGGGATACCCCGGGGCCCGTTATTACGGTGGTTGCCAAATCGTTGACCAGACGGAACAACTGGCTATCGACCGGGCTTGCCAGCTATTCGGTGCCGAATTTGCTAACGTGCAACCGCATTCCGGCGCACAAGCTAACGCTGCCGTGTTCTTTGCTTGCATGAAACCCGGCGACACGTTCTTAGGTCTTGACTTGGCTCATGGCGGTCACCTTTCACACGGATCACCCGTGAACCTTTCCGGTATTAACTATCACCCGGTAGCTTACCACGTGAAAGAAGAAACCGGGATGGTTGACTATGACGAGATGGAACAACTGGCTTTGGAACACAAACCGAAATTAATCGTGTCTGGAGCATCCGCTTATTCTCGCGATTGGGATTACAAACGTATGCGCGAAATCGCTGATAAAGTAGGTGCTTTGCTAATGTGCGATATGTCTCACCCTGCCGGATTGATTGCCAAAGGTTTGTTGAACAACCCGATGGAATATTGCCACATCGTGACAACCACCACTCACAAAACCCTTCGCGGACCTCGTGGGGGTATGATCCTTCTTCCGAAAGATTTCCCGAATCCTTGGGGATTGAAAACTCCGAAGGGAGAGATCAAGATGATGTCACAAGTGATCAACTTTGCCGTGTTCCCGGGCCAACAAGGTGGACCGCTTGAACACGTGATTGCCGCTAAAGCTGTTGCTTTCGGCGAGGCATTGTCTGACGAGTACACGGAATATGCAAAACAAATGTTAGCAAACGCCAGAGCGATGGCCAAAGCATTCGTGGACAAAGGTTATAAAGTGGTTTCCGGCGGTACCGACAACCATTCCATGTTGATTGACCTGAGAACCAAATTCCCGGAATTAACTGGTAAGAAAGCTGAAAACACGCTTGTTAAAGCTGACATCACAATCAACAAGAACATGGTTCCATTTGATACCCGCACCCCGTTCTCTACTTCAGGTCTTCGTGTAGGAACTCCGGCAATCACCACTCGTGGTTTGAAAGAGGAGCATATGCCTATCATCGTGGACATGATCGACAGAGTATTGAGCGCCCCGGACGATGAAGCCGTGATCGCACAAGTAAAGAAAGAAGTAAACGCCATGATGAGTGACAGACCTATGTTCGCTTGGTAATAAGACTTTCTAAATATACAAAGAGACCGCAACATGGATTGCGGTCTTTTTTTATTTGTTAATTAGTATTTAGTCTATCACGAGATTTCACGGTAATCTTGCATTTGGATCTCACTATATCTCAAGGTAAATACACCGGTATCCCACCTATGTCTCGCTAAGAGGTTAACGATAGGTTAACGATAGATTAACGATAGGTCAACGATACGGGGAATTAATTTGTTCCTGACATCATGTTCTCATACAATCATCATATTAACGAGACTACGGCAAGACACGGGCGAAATAGACTGTCAATACCACTACTTCCCACCTCGTTCTTTTTTTACCTTCCGGGAATTCTTTTTTATATCCTTCAGCCCTTTTTTCATCGCATTATATAATAATGTACCAGCCGAACGAGCAAACACAACTTGCTCGTCTCCCGCATCCAGTGTCACGGATGCTATTATTCGCTGGAAATAAATCCGGGCTCCCAGAGAAACATCATACACGGCAATACAGACTTCCGACTCGCTCTTCTGGTAAGAAAGTGGTCCCCCGGGATAAATCAGATCGCTGACCTCATTACGTACTTTTCGAGCCGTGGCAGTCACCACATACTTGTAATCCGTCGTTTTCTTCAACGTCTCCATCACTTCGAGAGACAACTCAAAAGTGAGTTTGTCATGAGACAGGTATTTCAAGGATATATCATTCAAAAAATAAATAGAATCCCCTCCCATCTTTTTCAATTCCTTTAATAGATCACGTGTCAACCCTTCCTTGTACATGAGAGGTAACTGAGTTTCCACGTTCGTCACCAACCATTTACCCGTCGTGAAATCCAGACTTTTCGGGGACTCGTATAAATGCATATAACTGGGAGTAGCACACGAAACAACCATCACCACTAAAATCAATAAAACGCCATGCTTCATCATGATTCTTATTTTATAGTGTTTCCAATCCTTCTCTAAAATTCTTGTATTTTAAACAAGGTAATAGCTCCTTCCTCATCCGGGAAGTATCCCCGTAATACGACACTCGCCCGATCCGAATAAAATCGATGGTTAACGGGCTTCTAACCCCGAACAGTCGGGAAACCAACTCGAACACTCGTGCCGCCGTATTAATCATCCATAAAGGCATTCGCCAAGGCCTACACGTGTGCCAGTATTTTGTAGCCTCGTCCAAGAATTCTTGCAAGGTCTGAATACCCTCATCCCCAACATGATAAATTCCACGTACCCCTTCATTCATGATTGCCGCCCTCGTCGCCTCCAAAAAGTCATCCGTGGAGATCAAATGAATACAAGTAGGCTTTCTCCAAACTCCCAGCAGGGCATGACGAGAAAACCAACGGGCCGCATCAATCATCAAGATCCCTTTCCCGTAAACCATCCCGACTCTTAAAGCGACAGGTTCAAAACCGCTTCGCTCCCCATACTCGAATAGTAACCTTTCCTCTTCCAAGCGAGTCCGGGCATGCATCGAAATAGGATTTCCGTCCAATCTTCCCCTAGCGGGATGATTCGGGGTTGTCTCACCCTCCACGTGCGGGAAACTAATTAAAATAACCCGCTTTACCCCTTTTTGAACGGCCACATCCAATAAATTTTTAAAATATAGGGTATTTGTCGTCTTTAAAAACTTTTCCGGATTATGCTTGAAAAGCACCCCGGCAAAATGAACGATAGTATCGACCCCATTCAAAGCATCCCTCAAACTCTCCCGCACAGCAAGATCCGCCCGGAACACGTTCACATTATCTTTCGTCTTTAATTCCTGACTTACATCTTTACAATGAACGAGAAGATGCAACAACATCTCGTCTTTCAACAAATGACGGGCGAGCAATCCTCCCAAATTTCCCGCGGCGCCGGTGATCAACACTCGCTTTTTCATACCTCACGCTTTACTAAATCATAATAATACATATCTATCACCCGTCCGTTTTTAATCGCTGCATCACGCAAAATAGCCTGTCTGGTAAAACCAACTTTTTCCAACACTTTCATCGAGGCAGGATTATACTCGTAAACAGAGGCAAACAAACGAATAATTCCGGTTTCCCGAAACACGTAATCAACCAGCAACGCAACAGCCTCGCCCATTATTCCCCGCCCCCAATAGTCCTCACCCAGCCAATAACCGACCTCCGCACTAAGACGCTCCACATCAGTCAAGGGTACGATCCCTACCCCACCCACGGCCTCTCCCGCTACCTCTATGGCAAAATTTTGGACATAAGGCTGGGCTTGTACCATCCGGATATACTTATCGGCATCCAACATTGTATACGGGTATGGAAGTCCATCCCGCACGTTATTCCATATTTTCACGTTATTAATATGTTTCGCTAACGAGTCTATATCCGTCAACTTCCACTCCCGTAACCTAAAATTTTCCTGTTTACTTCTTATTTCCATTAAGTTCGCTTTATAATGCAATCCAAATTTCAAAATTATTTATTATTCTATATCTTTTTTCAACGTCTATCGTAAAAAAGATTATAAATGAGTAATAAATCCACATAAATTGTAGAATAATGGGGTATATAAAATGTTAATTTGTAACCTTTTCGAAACAAAAAAACAATTTCCGGTAGTAAAAATACTTATTTTTATATAGATCGATAGAAAAAAAGAAGAAAAACATTGCAAATGCAATTTATATTCTTTAAATTTGAAACAAACACTAAGTATGATAAGATTCATATTGCATAGTATTCTTATTCTTGTGGTAACACAACTCAGTAATGTTGCCATGGGACTGATCATGACTGAATCTCAACATACGGCAGAGACCTACCAACTAGCACAATTACATGACTCCATAAACAAGGGACAAAGCCTTGATTTTCAGAGTCAATATCCCAGCCCGTTAATTCGGACTTCACTTGTCAGCATGACAAGATCAGAGTTACCCTGCCGGGTTCGAGTGATGCTGGACGGAGTCTACAAACAGGCAAATGAAAGTCTTACCATTAATAAGGAAACAGATCACACGGGAATACACGAAGTATTCATATCGCACCCCAAGCGATATTTCCATGAACTCTGTTTGTTAATTATTTAAAACTTCTCGAAAATATGGCACGTATCTTGTACTAATACAAGATGTTTACACGATTAAGTGTTATCCTTTGATATAAAAAACAGAGCAACGCTGGGAACGTTGTATATATATATACACACACACAACACAAGAAGATGAAAACAACTTTATTCAGTAAGAACCGGGACGAGAAAAATTACGAGTTATTTTTCGAATCAGATGAATTGCACCGGGTGCAATATCTATTAGAAACCAAACAATTCGGGGAACTCTCCGAATTACAAAGTTCAGAAGACGAGGACACGGGTATTAAATTGAAACTCTCATTAGCTGAACGCGGAAAACTGGTGACGGCACAACTCTTCGAGTACATCATGTCAGCTTACGAGGCTGTATCACCGATCATGACTTTCCGTAATAAAGAGGCTGTGGCTCTTTCAGGAGCCGTAACGCTCGACGAATAGACATTTTTTTAATAAACGGGTTCCCGAAAATCGAGAACCCGTTTATTATTTATATCCTTAAAACTTACAGAAGATAATCTGTGTACAGGATTCCATTCAAATGATCGATCTCATGTTGAAAAATACGGGCTGTAAATTCTCTCACCGTATCTTGTCTCCACTCGAAAGAAAGTTCATCCCGATAGCGCACGATAATCTCTTTAGACCGATATACCGCCCCCGTCCGATCCGGGATCGACAAGCAACCTTCCTCTCCTAAAACTGAATCTTGAGAAAAATAAACGATTTCCGGGTTCACGTAAAATTCAAAAGGCTCTCCCACTTTATCCAAACGCTGCACGGCAACTAATTGACGTGATATACCGACTTGAGGAGCCGCAATACCCACTCCCTCGTTCAAAGAATCCCTCACGGTAGCAAGCATACGTGACCTTAAAACACGAAAAGTTTCCGTCTCGATATCTTCTTTCCCGAATTCCTTTGCCTGTAAACGCAAAAACAATGAATCGGCCCGGTCTGTGACAAGAAACAGGGGCATGATTCCCGCCTCTTCCGAATGCCCGATACGTTCCCGTTCCTCCCCGGTAAAAAAATCCGATTTTTTGTCACACGCCCCAAAACATAACCCTACCCACACGCCAAGTAATAATTTAACTATTTTCATTCCA
Proteins encoded in this region:
- the def gene encoding peptide deformylase; the protein is MKIVKLLLGVWVGLCFGACDKKSDFFTGEERERIGHSEEAGIMPLFLVTDRADSLFLRLQAKEFGKEDIETETFRVLRSRMLATVRDSLNEGVGIAAPQVGISRQLVAVQRLDKVGEPFEFYVNPEIVYFSQDSVLGEEGCLSIPDRTGAVYRSKEIIVRYRDELSFEWRQDTVREFTARIFQHEIDHLNGILYTDYLL
- a CDS encoding NAD-dependent epimerase/dehydratase family protein; the encoded protein is MKKRVLITGAAGNLGGLLARHLLKDEMLLHLLVHCKDVSQELKTKDNVNVFRADLAVRESLRDALNGVDTIVHFAGVLFKHNPEKFLKTTNTLYFKNLLDVAVQKGVKRVILISFPHVEGETTPNHPARGRLDGNPISMHARTRLEEERLLFEYGERSGFEPVALRVGMVYGKGILMIDAARWFSRHALLGVWRKPTCIHLISTDDFLEATRAAIMNEGVRGIYHVGDEGIQTLQEFLDEATKYWHTCRPWRMPLWMINTAARVFELVSRLFGVRSPLTIDFIRIGRVSYYGDTSRMRKELLPCLKYKNFREGLETL
- a CDS encoding GNAT family N-acetyltransferase; this encodes MEIRSKQENFRLREWKLTDIDSLAKHINNVKIWNNVRDGLPYPYTMLDADKYIRMVQAQPYVQNFAIEVAGEAVGGVGIVPLTDVERLSAEVGYWLGEDYWGRGIMGEAVALLVDYVFRETGIIRLFASVYEYNPASMKVLEKVGFTRQAILRDAAIKNGRVIDMYYYDLVKREV
- the glyA gene encoding serine hydroxymethyltransferase; translation: MKRDTQIFDLIDKECHRQKEGLELIASENFVSEQVMQAMGSCLTNKYAEGYPGARYYGGCQIVDQTEQLAIDRACQLFGAEFANVQPHSGAQANAAVFFACMKPGDTFLGLDLAHGGHLSHGSPVNLSGINYHPVAYHVKEETGMVDYDEMEQLALEHKPKLIVSGASAYSRDWDYKRMREIADKVGALLMCDMSHPAGLIAKGLLNNPMEYCHIVTTTTHKTLRGPRGGMILLPKDFPNPWGLKTPKGEIKMMSQVINFAVFPGQQGGPLEHVIAAKAVAFGEALSDEYTEYAKQMLANARAMAKAFVDKGYKVVSGGTDNHSMLIDLRTKFPELTGKKAENTLVKADITINKNMVPFDTRTPFSTSGLRVGTPAITTRGLKEEHMPIIVDMIDRVLSAPDDEAVIAQVKKEVNAMMSDRPMFAW